The DNA region ATTTACCTTCACCTAACCAAGTATTATGGACATAAAAGGATTTTTCTGCACGTGTGAAACCTGAGGCCACCTTCTGAAGCCACCTTAAACATGTGTTTTCTGTCTACCTTAATGGAGTAATCTTTTTACAGCTCAGATGGGGTAGTACTCgatatttttattgtttaagCACACGAAGATCAAGAATATTTTACTTTTGctattcaaataaaataatagcacTCACTTCATAATCAAAGAATAAAGGTGCTTGTCAAAGTAGTGGTTAACCATTTAATcactatattattattattattaactactattaaaaaaagaaatatcgAGTCCAATTTTAGGCCATCAATTTAATAGTCCTAATATCATTTAAATTATAGTATTACGAGTTTAAATTCAAATATAAATGGTATAAGTGTTGAGTAGACATGGAGTTGGAGTTGATAAGGCGTAGTTAGTTGGGAATTTTATTAAAAGAGACTTTTGAGTTACTTATTTAAGAATTTAGGACTCAAGTTCTAAAAATTAGGTAAAAGGGACTCTATCCCCCtaagtttttttaatttacacaaAAACCCCtaagtttttttaatttacataaaAACCCttaagtttttttaatttacacaaaaacttctaagtttttttattttacacaaaaacccaaaaataaaagcactttttaccaacaaaaaaaaaaaaaaactgaacgtttttctcttaaaaaataCGCAAGCAACTATTGGTTGCTTAAACAACTCCTTGTTGCTTATACAATAACCTTGTATCTCATTAAAACTAGGTAAACAACTAGTAattgtttaaataaataaaggttgcTTATAATAAACAACACGAAGTTGTTTAAGCAACTCATTATTGCTTATACATGAACTTAATTGGAAATTAATTGATTGATCACAAATGAAAATTAACTAATATAAAAACCTTGTTTCTTGTAAAAACTAGTCATTTGATGAGTGATTAAATCCAACTTATTAATTTTATCATCAATTAATTGACTATACTAATAGTTTAAACAAAATTTGATCCAATGATAATGGAAtcaatgttgtttgattatatgaatattaGAATATCAACTTATTGACTTGATAACAATTAAATATCAAACACACGTTCAATGAGTTATTAAACCCAACTtattaataatatcataattGATCGCAAAATTGATTGACTCTACTAATAGTTTAACAATAACTTGATCTAGTGATAATGgaatgaatgttgtttgattatatgaatatttgaaCATCGTAACTTGATAAAATGTAATACGAGTGGCACTTATTAATAATATCACAATTGACCGCAAAATTTATTGACTACTAATAGTTTAACAATAACTTATTGATCTAGTGATAATGGAAtcaatgttgtttgattatatgaatatttgaaCGTCAACGTATTCACTTGATAACAATTAAATATCAAAGTAGTGGATTAAACCCAACTTATTTATATCACTATCGCAAAATTGATTTATCAATATTAACTAATCTAGTGATAATGGaaaatgttgtttgattatatgAATATGAACATCAACGTATTCACTTGATAACAATTGTCGATAAGTTCTAATGTTTCATAAACAACTTCGTGTTGTTTAACATCACTATTTTAAGCAACAATCgattgtttgctaagttttcctAAGTTGTCGAAACAACTTTTTGTTGTTTATTAGCAACTTTTTGGGTTTTATAAAAGTTTTtgatcttttaatttttttaccaAACCCCCGACCCTTCAAAAGTTTAAATTCACCTTATTTATACTAAGTTGTTTACCTAGTTTTAATGAGATAAGTGTTGAGTTGTTTAAGCAACCAATAGTTGCttgcggtttttttttttttttttgttggtaaaaaattcttttatttttgggtttttgtgtaaattaaaaaaatttaggagtttttgtgtaaattaaaaaaacttaGAAGTTTTTGTGTAAATTAAAAAagttagtttttgtataaattaaaaagattaaCTACCCTAAGtttacaaatattttaattcaacTCCATCtcttcaaaaaagaaaaggaaaaagaaattattcTTCACAAATATACATGTACTGATTACACAAATATACAACTCAATGAAATGAATCAAATATTGGACACAAGTTATTGTCGAAATATCCATTGTAAAGGGTATAACCATTCATCTCATTGGGGAAAActataaaatgaaaaagttcATTCTTGAAAATTACTGACAAGGATACACGCCTTTTCTTTCATCTATTTTTCAAGATAAGAATTACTAAAGGCCGacttttctatttttcattAAGAAGTCGTAGTCAATTAAactgtacatacatacatacatacatttgTATAATTTGGAATATTTCAATCATCCATTGCGTGAAGCTATCTTCTTCTACCTCTCCTCTCTGCTTCTTATATTAATACATAACCCCATTTAAGTTTTGcctgaattaaattttattggttCTTGCTCTTctattttttcttgaagatatatCAAATTATTCCATTCTGGGTTGTTGATTTATTGTTCAATTTTTGCATCACTATTGCAGAAAAAGAATTATCTCAAAGTCTcctgcttttcattcatttcaggTATGATTTTATAGTAATCTGTACACTTTAAACAAAATTGAGTATTTGGGGTACCTTTGTATGATTATGTCTATTGCTTACTTCCTTGTTTGCtcttttttggtttaaaaaaaaaattgatttttttctatAGAAATTATTGTTGGCCACGTAGGGTGGTAAATTGCAGTTAAAAGGGTTTTAGTTTTGGTTCTTAACTTATGtaaattattgaattttgtCCCCAGTAGTTTATTTCACTGGTTTATAAGAATGTTTGAGATGGATAGCTTATGGAATTTACTATTCAGGAGGTCATAGAATGTAAAGACTGATACTAGTTAAGCATTATGTGCAGATTTTTTTCATAAGGATTGAAAAAGCGTAAGCTGGTCCGCATATAGTTGGTAAAGTTTCCATTTTTTGATCTCTAAGAGCATCAGAATTCAAACATGACGATTGGAAGCATTAATCCTgtaaaagagaataaatcaaGAAAGAGCAAACAAGTAGTAGTTGATGACCAATCACCATTATTGCCTAAAAAGCATCAGGAAGATGGTGGATTCGATGAGTTCAATGGGGCTTCTTTTAGTGGAGCTGTATTTAATTTGTCGACCACAATCGTTGGTGCTGGAATTATGGCTTTACCTGCAACTATGAAGGTGTTGGGACTCATTCCTGGGATTATTATGATCATCTTGATGGCTTTCCTTACAGAAGCTTCAATTGAGTTGTTAATCAGGTTTAGTAGGACTTCGAAATCAGTTTCTTATGGAGGTCTTATGGGCGATGCTTTTGGAAAGTATGGGAAGATGTTGCTTCAAATATGTATACTAGTTAATAATATTGGTGTTCTTGTTGTATACATGATTATCATAGGTAGGTTCTAATTGACTACCAGCCCCTTAAAgactaagggtgtgtttggtatgaaggaaaatgttttcttgaaaaacaaGTGGGTTTCTTAGTTATTTTCGAGCGTTTGGTAAGCAAGCAAGAAAATATTATCCTAagagcatttatatgtaatctagcaaAACACTATGGGGGTGGGAGTGGGTGTTCGGggatgagaaaattgaaaaacattttctggaaaatattttcctccatgcCAAACACGCCTTAGTTTCAGGTGCACAAGTTTACTACCTTTGATCCACCTTTAATTCCATGACCATTGTGATACTCACTCTTTATATTCTCCTTTTTAAGGTGACGTGCTTTCCGGAACAACTtcaagtggaacccaccatgcTGGTGTCCTGGAAGGTTGGTTCGGAGTTCATTGGTGGAATGGACGATTCTTCGTTCTTCTTGTCACCACCCTTGGCGTATTTGCACCATTAGCTTGCTTAAAGCGTATAGGTAAGTTCTTTCTATTTCTCTGTATTACTCACTGTTACATGTGCAATGTGGCGACATTAAGTTCCTCAACTTGCTTTTGCAGATTCATTGAGATATACATCTGCATTATCAGTTGCCCTGGCTGTTGTATTTCTGGTCGTAACTGTGGGAATCACCATATTCAAGCTGATAAATGGATCCATTCTTATGCCCAGATTGCTTCCCAATTTTTATGATCTGACATCATTCCTCAAGCTCTTCACTGTCGTTCCTATACTAGTCACTGCATACATTTGTCACTATAATGGTAATGGCCCAACTCTATTTTTCTCCGGATATTGCTGTTTTGTTTTACTGCTAATATTTTACGAAAAAGGGGTATACATAGTTTCGACCAAAGTTAAAGGTAGAAACATCTATGTTATGCTGTCCATGGTAATTGCTCTTCGTTATTCTTAGGTAGATACTTCTTTTTTGAAAGGTTAAGTATTACTGATGTCAAAACCCGCACTAAGAATCATTCATTTCGATAGTTTTTGTATTCTTATGCTTTCAGACTTCTAAGTAGAAGGAGTCTTCCATATAATCATATAAATCTTTTATTTGTCATGACAACCATATGTATGTCAGATTAAGTGCGGGCAGTTTTATTACATTAGAAGTACTATTAATGCAAACTTCTGGTTGTTTGGTGCATTAGTTGATGATTACCGTATGTGTTAcacaaatatatcatatttcaAGATTACTACTGCTTGCATTATGActttattttcttacttttgtttataagtCCATCCCTCTTGATTTGATCATTCTATGGATGATAGTGAAATATTATCTTAAATGCTCATGCTTCTACTTATAAGAAGTTTAGCCTCGATGCAGTTCGTTCAACTATCTACTCCACTTCATATATTATATCTGATTGACCTAATATAATATCCTACGTGAAATTTTCTTCCTTGATGTGCATGAAGGaagaaaattttcttctttcaactgTCTACTCCACTTCATATATTATATCTGATTGGATGATGCAGCTGTTAATGCAAAATTAACTGTACATCCATCTTAAAACAACATTAGACTAAAAAGTCTACTTGTGCAGTTCACTCGATAGAAAATGAACTTGAAGACAGCAGGCAGATCAGAGCAGTGGTGCAAAGCGCGCTAGCTCTTTGCTCAAGTGTGTATGTGTTGACAAGCATTTTTGGATTTCTCCTATTTGGCGATGCAACTCTTGATGATGTGCTTGCCAACTTCGATGCTGATCTTGGAATTCCATTTGGTTCCTTGCTTAATGATGTTGTGCGTGTCAGCTATGCTGCCCACCTGATGCTTGTCTTTCCCATTGTTTTCTACCCACTGAGGCTTAACATGGATGGCCTTCTCTTTCCTTCTGCAAGGCCTCTAACCCTCGATAATTCGAGGTTTGCATTAATCAGCAGTGGGCTCATTGCTGTCATCTTTTTGGGGGCAAATTTCATCCCGAGCATCTGGGATGCTTTCCAATTCACTGGGGCAACTGCTGCTGTTTGCATCGGGTTCATATTTCCTGCTGCTGTTACTCTTAGGTAAACAAATTTCTGTTGCACTTTTATTTCAAGTATTGCTTAACCGATACAtaccaacccccccccccccccccccacacacacacacacacaaaacaaaacaaaaaaagagaaccCCAACCTGCATTAAGGACTCATTTGAGTTGTTGCTAATATATCACTTCTTGGGAAAGAGTAGAGTCAAGTCACATCTGAGAATTCAATGGTAGTATAGATGGAGGTGCTTGGATATCTCATGGTTAAATACAGTCAGAGGAAGACTCTGTAAATTGATGACAACTTGCTTTAGTTACTGATACTGGATTTTCCCTAATCCATCATTTTTCTCTCAAACTTTTTTGCTGATCCACTGAACGGTATCTAATAAGACCTTCATCATTCAAGACCTTAGAGTTTCGAACTGATATCTGTGCTTTTGGCTTTACTATTGGAATGGTACGTACAACAGTAAAATCTCTGACAATTGGATAAAATTTACCTTGTTTATTGTTTGGAAGTTAAAACATTGTAGATGTCTGAATTTTAAGAATTACGGAATATAATTTTTAGTGTATAATTGCAATAGGTCTTCTTCTCCTAGCTTTCAAACCCCTCCCCACGGGTGATGGAGAATTATTAAATTGGTTGTATTTTGTTGCAGGGATCGGTATGGCATAGCAACTAAGAGGGACAAGATGTTGTGTATTTTTATGATTGTCCTTGCTGTCTTTTCAAACCTGGTGGCCATATATAGTGATGCCTATGCCTTGATTAAAAAGAATTCATCACCGCGTGAGTGATTCCTCATGTACCTGTGCGACTGAAGGAAATGGAAGTATCAGCTGTACTCTTAGTGAAGTTAGGGTGAAGGCAGGATGATGCTGGTTCAGGAAATGGTGGTTTTCTCGAAAGCTGCTGGAGTCGAGTTTTAATAAGTTTATAAATACTGCTAAATATCAAAATTTGAGTAGCTTTGCCCAACATGTA from Lycium ferocissimum isolate CSIRO_LF1 chromosome 2, AGI_CSIRO_Lferr_CH_V1, whole genome shotgun sequence includes:
- the LOC132046981 gene encoding amino acid transporter AVT6A-like, which translates into the protein MTIGSINPVKENKSRKSKQVVVDDQSPLLPKKHQEDGGFDEFNGASFSGAVFNLSTTIVGAGIMALPATMKVLGLIPGIIMIILMAFLTEASIELLIRFSRTSKSVSYGGLMGDAFGKYGKMLLQICILVNNIGVLVVYMIIIGDVLSGTTSSGTHHAGVLEGWFGVHWWNGRFFVLLVTTLGVFAPLACLKRIDSLRYTSALSVALAVVFLVVTVGITIFKLINGSILMPRLLPNFYDLTSFLKLFTVVPILVTAYICHYNVHSIENELEDSRQIRAVVQSALALCSSVYVLTSIFGFLLFGDATLDDVLANFDADLGIPFGSLLNDVVRVSYAAHLMLVFPIVFYPLRLNMDGLLFPSARPLTLDNSRFALISSGLIAVIFLGANFIPSIWDAFQFTGATAAVCIGFIFPAAVTLRDRYGIATKRDKMLCIFMIVLAVFSNLVAIYSDAYALIKKNSSPRE